TTCTTGTTGAACGAAATGCTGCAATTCGTCGAGCCGATCACGTTGTACATCACGTCGGCCTGCGTCAGTCCCAAGTCGGAAGCCTTGGCCCGGTCGACGTTGATCACGAAGGCGGGTGAATCCATGCGCTGGATGACACGCGCGTCGACCACGCCGTCGATGCGCATCGCCTCCTGCTTGACGCGTTCGCCGATCTCGGCCACCTGGTTCTCGTTCTTGCCCGTAATGCGAATGTTGATCGGCGTCGACTTTCCTTCATTCAACGCGCCGCGCACCATGCCGCCGGCATCGAAGGCGAATTCAAGCTGCTCGAACCGCTTGTCCTGGGCGAATCCTTCTCGCAGGATGCGAACGTACTCCTGAGCGCTCTTGCCGCGATGCTCCTGGAGCTGGACCTTCATGACCGTGTCCATCGAGCCCGCGTTCGGTGTGTAGGCGGCCGACCAGTCGGGAGTCACGCCCAGCTCGGAGATGAACAGTTCCAGATCGTGGCCGACCTTCTCGCGCAGGAAGTTCTCCACCTTCTCCACCATGGCTTCCGTGTTCTCGATGCGCGTGCCGTTGGGCGCCCGCACGGCAATCTCGAAGGCTCCGGCGTCGACTTCGGGGAAAAAGTCTCGTCGCAAGATCGGAATGAAAATCGCCAAGGAGACGCCTAAAAACACGAAAGCGCCGATCACGGTCTTCACGCGGTTGCGCAGGGCCAAGTCGAGCAACTGCACGTAATAACCGATGCCCACGTCGATCGTGGCTTCCCAGCGGGCGAAGGCGCGGGCCACGGCGCCCTTGGGAGCCTCGTGCTCGTGCCCGTCGTGTTCGTGCCCTTTCAACCACAAGGCGCTGAACGAAGGCACCAACGAGCGGGACAAAACGTAGGCGGTGATCATCGAAAACGCCACCGCCAAGGCCATCGGCTTGAACAAGAAGGCACCCATGCCCGGCATGAGCGCCAAGGGCGCCAACACCAAGAAGGTGCAGATCGTGGAGACCAGTTCCGGCATGGCGACTTCGCTGGCCCCCAAAAACGCGGCTTCGTTGGGACTGGCCCCCAGACCGAGGTGCCGGTGCGTGTTCTCCAGGCAAATAATGGCGCTATCGACCATCGGCCCGATGGCCAAAGCCAGGCCGGCCAGCGTCATCACGTTCACCGTGTTGCCCGTGTAGTAAAGGCAAATAATCGCCGACAACACCGACAACGGGAGCGTCATGATGGCGATCAGCGTCATCCGCCACTGTCCCAGGAACATCAGGATCGTCAACGAGCAGAGCACCGATCCCAATGCCCCTTCTTGGACCAGCGCGGCGATGGAGGCCTTCACATAAACCGACTGGTCCATGACGAGCTTGAGCGAAATGCCGGGTCGGGTAACACGGCCCTGCATGTCGGGCAAGGCCTTTTTGACGCCGCTGACCACGCTCAGGGTGCTGGCCCCCAGTTGTCGATAGACGGGGATGTAGACCTGCTTGCGTCCTTCGTGCTCGGCGCTGCCGATGCGCACGATGTTGGTCTGAATAAAGGCGGCGTCCTTGGGCTGCCCCACGTCTTTCAGATACCGGAACATGCCGTGCTCGGCCTGCAGCGGCATGCCGCCCATGCCCTCGTGCCCCTTGCTCGCATCCGCCTCGATCCACTCGTACATCGAATTCGACATCAGCGCGTAGTCCAGATTGCCGATCTTCACGTCGCCCGACGGCACAAACACGTTGTACTTGTCGGTGGCGTTCATGACGTCGATCGGGCTGAGGCCGCGGGCCGCCAATTTGATGCGGTCCAGGTAGAGCATCACCGCCCGAATCTTGCCGCCGAAGACCACCGGCGCCGAAGCCCCCGGATTGCTCATGATCATGTTGCGGACTTCATAACGCCCGACATCATACAGAATCGATTCGCCCTGGGTTTGACTGTCCAACGCCACCAGGGCCACGGGAACCGTGCTGGTGGGGTCGAACGGCAAGACGACCGGTGGCAGCGTTCCCGGCGGAAGGTTGGGCAGCACCGACAAAGCCAAGGAGTTGACCTGCGTCAGCGCGCCGTTGGGATCGACGTCGTCGTAAAAGTATTGCCGCACGACGCTGGCCCCGACGATCGAACGCGACTCGAGCCGCTTGATGCCGTTGGCCTGGCCGGTCCAACGCTCCATGCGGTTCGTGATGTCCTTTTCCATGCCACGAGCGGGCATACCGCCGTAGAACGTCAAAACTTGAACGGCCGGTGCCTTGAAAACAGGCAAAATGTCGATGGGGATCGCATACCCCGTCACCAGCACGCCGAGCACAAGAATGGTCAACGCAAACACGATCACGGCGTGAACATTGTTCAGCGACGCGCGAATAAGCCCGTTCATGGAAATCTCTCCGGGAATGCCCACTTCTGATTCTGAAGTGCAGAAGCGATCAGCCTTGTCCGCCATTGAAAAGGGTAGTGCTGGCTGATGCGAATGCAAGGCCGCTAAGCAAATCGTGGGCCAAAAACTGCTCTCGCAGACAGGTAACACTGGAAAAACCGGGCCGAATCATCTGTGCATAGTCCAATCTGAACAAACATTAAGGTTCATGCCTGTCAAGCAGACAGGGCATGGACGAAAGCTGCGCACGGCCAGCCGGCCGTGCAGGCCAATTTCTGGCCACCGAACATCCAAAGAAACTTGCCTCAGCGGCAAAAACAACGCTAAACCGACCAGACCGCAATTGTGGCATAAGAGTTGCCCTGCTAATTGCCGCACTGATGAACCAAGCCGTTGTACCAAGCCGTCTGGAAATGGGACGAACTTTCTGAAAAGGTGCAGAAAGAATTATTCGTCATCCGCCGAACAGCGCCCGCTCACATCGCATCAAGGGTTGGTTCTGGTGCGATCGCGTGATTCCAACGCGATCTGCTGCTTGGGGTGGTCGATCAGGTCGCCTTTCTGGTTTACCACACCCAAGCCTATTTTGCCAAGCCCACATCGCCGGCCTTCACCTGCGAATTCCAACAGGTGAATTTCGGCTGGTATGCGGTGGCACCGTTGTGCTAGATTTATGAGCAGTCACAACCCACGCTTCTCCAAGGCGCCTTATGAAAAAACTATCGATTGTCACCGTTCTTGTCGTGGCCTGCGGCATTGCGGCCGGGGCCTACCTGGCCGCCAACAGCGGGCATGAATCAAGTCGCGTCGACGCCTCGGAAGGTGGCCACTCTCAGGCCGCGGCGGAAGGCGCGGCCGAGCGGATTGCCGTCGAAACCGTCAAACCGACCCAGGGCAGCATCGAACGCACCACCACCCAACCCGCCTCGGTTCAGGCGTTCATGCGCAGCCAGTTGTTTTCCAAGGTGTCGGGATACATGAAGATGACGCGCGACATCGGCGAGGAGGTCGAGAAAGACGACGTGGTGGCGCTGGTCGACATGCCGGAGTTGGAAAAGGAGGTGCAGCACGACAAAGCGGCGGTGGTGCAAGCCAACGCGCAAGTGAAACAAATGGAGGCGCACATCCAGACGGCGGAGGCCGATTACGAGGCCGCCGAGGCACTGATCGGTGAGCGGGAAGCCGACCTCGAACATGCCATAGCGACGTTGGAGTACCGCACCAAGGTGTTTGAGCGCATCAAGGATCTGGTGCAGCAGAAGGGCCTCGAACAGAGGCTTGCCGATGAGGCCGAAGATAACTGGGCGGCGGCCAAAGCCGGGCGTTCGGCTGCCCGAGCCGCAGTGGTCAGCGCCAAGGCCCAGGCGAACGCGGCCAAGGCCAGAATTGCCAGGGCGCGCGCGGATCTCGAGGACGCCAAAGCCAAGGTCGAGGTGTCCGAGGCCACCTTGCAAAAAGACCAGGTGTTCCTCGATTATGCCACGATTCGAGCACCCTTCAAGGCTGTGATTACGGTCCGCAATTTCCAGGTGGGCGACTTCATCAACGCGCGCGACCAGGGGGCCAGTCTGCCGATGCTGGCGGTGGATGAGGTGGACCTGATGCGCGTTGTCGTCCAAGTGCCGGACAAAGACGTGCCTTTCGCCGACGTGGACGACCCGGTGACGGTGGTGATCGACAGCCTGCCTGGCAAAAAGTTTCCCGGAAAGATCGCCCGTGTGGCCAATTCGGAAGACCCGGACACGCGCACCATGCGAGTTGAAATCGACCTGCCCAATGACCGTGGCCTGTTGCGCGACGGTATGTATGGGTATGCGACGATCCTGCTGGACCAAGGTTCGAAATCAAAGGACACCTTGACCGTGCCGTCGGCGTCGCTGCACATTGGGGGCGACGGGGAGGGCGGCGGCAAGCCGGCTGGGAAGGGCGGAAAGGGCGGCCACGCCAAGCACGAATCGAAGTATTACCTCTGGGTCGTGCGCGAGGGGAAGGCCGAAAAGGTCCACGTGGACGTCGGCGCCGAAAATGGCATCGTCACCGAAATCCTCTCCGGTCTACGGCCTAACGACGAGGTGGTGGTGTATGCCAAACAGGCGCTGGTGAACGGCACTTTGGTATCGGCCAGTTCCGCGCAGTAGCGGCCTGCTGGCTTTGATACCGATTTCGTGCCGCTGGACGCGGTTGGAGGATGGCCTTCCCAGGCCGTTTATTCCATGGGACGCTCGCTGGCCGAAGCCGCAAAAGGATGTCGGTCATCCCATCAACGGCTGGCGCATCGATTCGCACGGTATTATCCGTGATCAGCAACGCCGCGCAATCGGCATCTGGGGAGTGGACGACGAAGATCAACCAGCGCGTAGGTAGGCAACCGCTACGCGTTTCTCGCGTCGCCGACCGCTTGCTGGCAAATCGCCAGGAACACCGCCAGGATTTTGCCCACGTTGTCGAGATAATAGCGATCTCGATTCAGTAGTGCCGCCTGGCCGCTCAGCCGCAGGAACTGCCATGTCTCGCCCGTCGTGACGCAACCATGGACGGGCGCGTCCGCTCGGCCGGCCCGTTCATTGAAGATTCGGGCGGCAACCATTTGGGCCGTGCATTGGCCTAACCCGATTTCAATGTCGTTCTTCTTCGCCTCGACCACGGTCATAAGAGGCGCGTGCAACGGGGGCAATGCAGGCCCAACCGCAAGCATAAAATCACAATCGCCCGTCAGGCCCTTCTCCGGGGCGACATCGAGTCGCTGGCCGGAGTAAATGGCAAATTGATCGCCCGTCAGCTCGCGTGCCGCGAGAAGAACCTTAAGGCTCTTTGGCTGATCGGCGGATGGAAGTCTTCGAGGAGCATTAGCTCAGAATACTATCGACTCTCCGCGGCGGCAATTCAGTGTGCTGACGCCACCTTACGATTCCGGCATGCACAAACAGTCTCGCGTAACGTACAATCGCCGCATTCCAACCGTGGAGTCGCCCCTTGCTGACCATCCATTCGACCCTCATCGAAGACACCTTTGCTGAAGCGTTTCCGATGACGGCGGCGCGGCTGATCGTGACGGCCGACTCGCCACAGTGGGCCGAGACCGCCGCCCGCGAGGCCACGGGCTACGCCGCTTCGGTCATCGGCTGCGACGCGGAAGCCGGCATTGAACGACTGGTTTCTCCTGACGAGACGCCCGACGGCCGGCCGGGCGTGAGCCTGCTCATGTTCGCTTTCAGCCGCGACGCCTTGCAGAAGGCCGTCGTCAACCGCGTGGGGCAGTGCATTCTCACCTGCGCCACGACCGCCTGCTACAACGGCCTGCCCGTGGTCAAAGACAAGTCGATCAAGATCGGCGGCAACCTGCGGTTCTTCGGCGACGGTTTTCAGAAGAGCAAGAAGCTCGACGCCCGCCGCTTCTGGCGCGTGCCCGTGATGGACGGTGAGTTCACCTGCGAAGACGTGTTTGGCACAGTCAAGGGCGTGGCCGGCGGCAACTTTTTGATCTTGGGCGAAAGCCAGCCGGCGGCTCTGGCGGCGGCCGAGGCGGCGGTGGCCGCCATTCGGGCCGTACGCGGGGTCGTGCTCCCTTTTCCCGGCGGCGTGGTCCGCAGCGGCAGCAAAGTCGGCAGCCGCTACAAGCAGCTCCGTGCCAGCACCAACGACGCCTACTGCCCCACGCTGCGCGGCAGGGTCAAATCGGCGTTGGCCGAGAACATGAACGCCGTCTATGAGATCGTGATCGACGGACTGGAGTTGGCGGCGGTCGAAGAGGCCACGCGCGTCGGCGTCCGCGCCGGCTGTGGCCCCGGCATCGTCAAAATCACCTCCGGCAACTACGGCGGCAACCTGGGACCGTTCCACCTGCACCTGCACAAGCTGCTCGAGGGTGAAATTTGAGGCATGCTCGAACCGGAGGTTGGCGGTGGCTGGGCCGCGTGAAGTTTACCAGAACCTCACTGCGAAGCCGAATCATTTCGCATCTTTTGCCGCGCGCGGCTCAGCGTGGGGCCGACGCTGTTCTCGGCGACGCCGGTGGCCGTGCTGATTTCTTGGTAGGTCTTGCCTTCCAGATGATACATGCGGACGATGGTCGCCTCGTGCCCGTCCAGCCTGCCCAGCAGCCGCTCGACTTCTTCGCGGTCGCTGATCTGCTGCTCCGTTTTTGCACCATCGCCGCCCACGACATCCGCCGCCGAAATCGCGGCCGCGGCCGAGCCGTTTGCCGCGACGCGACGCAGTAGTTCGCGCACGACGACCCGCCGGGCCACCACGGTCAAGTACGTTGCCAGGCTGCTTTGGCCGCGAAAGTGCCGCAGGATGGCAAAGTCGTCGCGAACGAGGGCCAAAAACACTTCGGCGCAGAGGTCTTCGCGGTCTTGCAGCGTAAGGCGAATCGAACGGCACTGCGCCGAGTGATTGATCACATGCACGACCAGACCCATAAACCGATCGACAAAATCTTCCCACGCTCTCGGCGCTCGCGCCAGACAGCGTTCGATGAGGCTTCGATCAATTTCAGAGAGAGCCACGACGCACTACCTGGGCTAGCGGCGGCTAAAGTCGAGGCCGGTCCTTGCCTGGGGTTCCAATGGGTATCACCGAGATGAGAGGCGAAGAGCAATGCCCGTGCCGCTCGCCTCAACCACCTGATTTTACGACCCCGCCGGCATTCAGGCAAGTCCGTGGCGGGCGAAAACCGATCCAGCCCAAGAACCGCTTGACCGTCCCGGCGGCCACTCTTAGGATTCAAGCTTGTCTGGCGCGCGATGCCGTGGTTGAAGTGCTTCCGCCCTAAGCACTTGACACTCGCGCGGCCCACGGGTTGAATACCGCTTTGCCAGCGTCCATCTGAAAGGAGATCGTCGTCGATGACCCACGTCGTAGCCGAGCCGTGTTTTGGTTGCAAGTACACGGATTGCGTGGTGGTCTGCCCTGTCGAATGCTTCTATGAAGGCGAGCAGATGCTCTACATCCATCCGGATGAGTGCATCGATTGCGAGGCCTGCGTGCCGGAGTGCCCGGTGGAGGCGATTTTCCACGAAGACAACCTGCCCGAAGAGTGGAAAGACTTCACCGCGCTGAACGCCGAAATGTCGACCCAGTGCCCCGTGATCACCGAAAAGAAAGAGCCGTTGGCCGGCGCGGAGTAAGTGCCCGTAGCAACACAAACCCGAAGCGCAAGCGAGGCAGGGATGTCGCCCCTGACTGGCTTGCGCTTCGGGTTTGTGTGAATCGGCTCTAAAACTGCGGCTCTAAAACTGCTCGGTGAAGTCGTGGCCTTCGCGGGCCAGGTTCTCAAAGCGCGTGTAATCCTGCAGCCAGGCCAGCTTCACGTCGCCGGTCGGGCCGTTGCGCTGCTTGGCCACGACCAGGTCGGCCTGCCCCGCCACACGGGCACGGTCTTCGTCGTTCGTGCAGTAGTATTCGTCGCGGTGGACGAACATCACCACGTCGGCGTCCTGCTCGATGGCGCCGCTCTCGCGCAGGTGGCTCAGCCGCGGCCGGTTGTCCTTGGTCACTTCGGCCTGCCGGTTCAACTGGGCCAGGCAAAGCACGGGAACCTTCAACTCGCGGGCCAGGGCTTTCAGCCGCCGCGCGATCTTCGCCACCTGCTCCTGACGCGGGTCCCTGGGGTTGTCGGGCTCGATAAGCTGCAGATAGTCGATCACCACCAGCGCCAGCTTCTCTCGACGCTTCAGTCGCCGGGCGGTGGCCGCAATCTCGGTCATGGTGCGGCTGGGAGTGTCGTCGATGAACAGCGGCGCCTTGCTCATCAGGTTGGAGACCGAGACCAGCTTGGTGCGGTCGGTGGGCGAGATGAAGCCGTTGCGCAGCTTGTGACCGTTGATTCGCCCGTGCGCGCAGAGCATGCGTTCGGCCAGCTCCAGCCGCGACATTTCCAGGCTGACGAACAGCGTGGTGCGGCTGCTTTCGATCGCCACGTGGTCGGCGATGTTGGCGGCCAGGGCCGTCTTGCCCATGCTCGGCCGGGCGGCCAGGATGATCAGCTCGCCCTCGTGCAGGCCGCCCGTCATCGAGTCCAGGTCGACATAGCCGGTGGGCATGCCGCCCACGCCGCCGCCCTTTTCCAGCCGCTGGTCGATGCGCGTCAGGGCCTCGTGCAGCACGTCTTCCAGCGGCGCCAGGTCGCCGGTGCCCTGCTCTTCGAGGATGCGAAACACCTTTTCCTCGGCGCGGGCCAGCATCTCGCGGCTTTCCAGCGACTGGTCGTAGGCGTCGCGTAGAATCTCGGTGCTGGCGTGGATCAAGGCCCGTAACGTGGCTTTGTCGCGGACGATCTGGCCGTAATACAGCGCATTGGCCGCGGTCGGCACCGAATCGGCCACCTCGCCGAGATACGCCAGGCCGCCGATCGTCTCCAGTTCGTCGTGCTTGCGCAGCCGCTCGACCAGCAGCATGGCGTCGATCCGCAGCCCGTCGTTGTGCATGGCCACCAGATGGCCGAAGAGCGCCTGGTGTGCCGGCGCGTAGAAATGATGGGGCCGCAGCAGGATGGCCACTTCGTCGCACAAATCGGGGTCGAGCAGCAGGCTGCCCAACACGCCTTGCTCGGCTTCCAGGTTTTGCGGCGGCAGCCGATCGAGCAGATCCGGGCCGCCGCGCGTGGGTAGACGCTCATCGATCCGTTGATACGTCGCCATGGGCGCTTCCCTCCGTGTCCGTCGTGCTTACCAGCGAGCATACTACCGGGCGGCGGCGGCGGCGAAAAGCCATTGCCCGAAAAACGCGCCCGGATTGGCTGATTTGGTTATCGCCGCCGCGCTTGAAGCTCCGCGACAAAGTTGGCATGATCAGGCGAGTCGGTCCCTTGCCGGAGCGCGGCGAAAACTGCCGTCAAGTCGCCGCGCAACAGCGCGGCGCGATCGAGCCAGAGGCCGGGAAAGACCGTGCTCTTCACGATGCCTGAAGGGTCGGCGGCGATCAGTTCGTACTTGCCTTCATGCAGCCGAAACCAGTCGATTTCCCGGTCCCGCGTTCGCCACACCAGATACTCGCGGACACCTTCCCGCTGGTACACTCGCAACTTGGCGTGCAAGTCGTAACTGACGCTGGAAGCCGCGATTTCAGCGATGAACTCGGGCGGTCCGGAAAAATAATCTTCTTCATCGACGCCGGACTGGCCACCGGAGATGGCTTCGATGACGAGCAGCAGATCAGGTTGGGGTTCGTTGAGATCATCGAACCGGACCGTGGCGTTGTCGGCCGCATCAAGTCCGGGGGTCTGAGCAAGGTACTGTGTCAGCCAGCCTCCGAGCCACAGATGGGGACGACCATGACGCCTGGACACCGGCGACGGCATGTACACGACTCCTTCGATTAGCTCGGCTTTCTTTACGCCCGGCGTAGCCCAATAACGATGTTCGAACTCGTCGCGGGTCAAATGATCGCCAGCCTCCAGCGGCGGGACCGCGTCTGGCGAAGCGGGAAAGTCGCTGCTAGGAATAGCCATAAGCGGTTGTTCGGTCTTGTGAGGGCCCCGGTAAGCTTCGGCCGATTTCTTCGCTCGTCTGCGCGACCGCGGTGGCCGCCTCCGCCGACATCGCTGCGCCGCACTGGCACGTTCTTGATTCCACCGCCCAAATGATAACTTCACCGGGCAGGCTTCGCAATTCTTCGGCCAATGTCAGCACTTCGGCCAAACTAAGATCGTGACTACCGGAGCTGCGGAGGCGCCCCAAGGGTGCCTCGGGCCAGCGCCAACAGTGGACCGTGCCCGGCGAACCGACCGCCTGGCAAGCGTCGCAAACGATCAGACGTTCGACGCCCTCGAGCCAGTCGAGCAGGTCGGCGGGCGAAGAGGCCGTTCGGATCGTGATGGTGCAATCCGCTTGCGGAGCAAGCGGGCCACGTAGCCCGCTTGCTCCGCAAGCGGATTCGCGTTCCAGCGCCAAACGCTCAGCCACCCGCCAACCAATCTGGTCGTCGCCGTGTGGGCTGCCCAATCCGACGATCAACGTGGTTACGCTCATCGCTCGATGGTCAGCCGCAAGGCGTGGGTCGAGCAACTGATGCAGGGGTCGTAGTTGCGTATCAGGTGCGAGCACGAAAGTGCCATCTGAGGTTCGTCCTGGTCCAAAATCCCTGCGATCCAGTGGCGGAGATCGTCTTCGATTTGCCCCTGGTTCTGCGAGGTGGGCGGCACGATTTTGGCCTCGGTCAGCAATCCCTCGTCATTCACCACATAGCGATGATAGATCAGGCCCCGCGGCGCCTCGGTCGCGGCGCAACCGACCCCGGCCCGACGTTCGTAGGCAATTCGCGGCGGGCGAGGCGGCTGATAGGTTTTGAGGATGTCCAACGCTTCCTCATAGGCGTGGACCAGCTCCAGCCCGCGGGCCACGATGCCGTGGAACGGATTATTCGATGGCCAGTCAATGCCCACCTCGTCGGCCAGCCGCCGCGCCGCCGGCATGAGGCGGTCGAGGCTCAGGTGTACACGCGCCAAAGGTCCTACCAGGTAGGGCGAACCGTCGGCCTTGCGCACCGAGTGCAGCGCGGTGCTGTGCGGCAGGTGCCGCTCTTCGTAATACTGTTCGTAGTCGGCGACCGCGATCGATCGGCCGTGATTATCGGCGATTTGTCCTTCGTTCATGGCGTATTCGTCGGGGTGGACCAGGGCCACCATCGTGTACGGCCGCTCGAAGGCCGGAAAATTGAAGCCGGCCACCCAGCGCGTGGCGTCGATGGCCGCTTGCAGGCCCCACTCGAAGTCGCCGACGAGCGCCGCCAGCTCTTCTCGCCGCGGTGCCCGGAAAAAGCCACCCACGGCCACGTTGATGGGATGGATGGCACGCCCGCCGAGCACCTCCAGCAGCTCGTTGCCGTGCTTCTTCAGCCGCAGGCCGCGCTTGACCTCGTCCGGCCAATCGCGGGCCATCGCCAGGCCGCTCTCGTAGCCGAGAAAGTCGGGGGCGTGCAGCAAGTGAATATGCAGCGCGTGGCTCTCGATCCATTCGCCGCAGTAGAGCAGCCGCCGCAACCGGCGGATTCCCGGCGAAATATGCACTCCCAGCACCGATTCGAGCGCATGTACGGCACTCATCTGATAGGCCACCGGACAGATTCCGCAAATCCGGGCCACGATGTCGGACACGTCTTCCACCGCTCGTCCACGCAAGAACGCCTCGAACAATCGCGGCGGCTCGAAGATCGTCAATTGCACGTCTTCGACCTCGTTGCCGCGCAACCGCACGTGCAGTCCTCCCTCGCCCTCGACGCGAGACAAGGCTTCGACGCGAACGGTACGGACGGTGGGTTGTTCTTCTTGCATTGTTCCTCTCGGTAGGGTGGGACCAGCGAGCTTGCGAGCGCCGGCCCACCGAGAACGACGTCGCTTACGGTGGGCCGGCGCTCGCAAGCTCGCTGGTCCCACCCTACGTTTGCTTCCCCGCCAACCGGTTGCTCTCGGCGCGGAACTCCGGCGCGTACGCATTGAACCCGCGTAAGAGCCGAACGGCCTCCTCAGGCGCAAGCCCCTCCGCGCGGAACTGGCCGGTTAGACTCACCAGGTTCGGCTGCTCGGCGGGCCCATAGCAACCGTAGCAGCCGCGATCGTAAGACGGACAAATCGCACCGCAGCCCGTGTGTGTGACCGGCCCCAGACACGGCACGCCGCGGGCAACCATCACGCAAACCGTGCCTCGCCGCTTGCAATCGAGGCACACGCTGTGAACCGGCGTCCGCGGCCGCCGCCCGGAAAGCAGCGACGCGATCACCTCCAGCAACTGACGCTTGTTGATCGGGCAGCCGCGCAGCTCGAAGTCGACCGGCACGTGTGCCGCGATCGGCGTCGACGTGTCGAGCGTCTGTATGTAATCGGGCCGGGCGTAAACCGCCTGCAGGTATTCCGGCGTGCTGGCCCAATTTCGAAGGGCCTGAATTCCGCCCGCCGTGGCACACGCGCCGATCGTCACCAGGAACTTCGATTGTGCCCGGACCCAGCGAATTCGCTCGGCGTCGGCCGGCGTGGTGACCGATCCCTCAACCAGCGTGACGTCGAACGGGCCGGCTTCCACATGGCTCGTCGCTTCCAGGAAGTAGGCGATGTGCAATCGCTCGGACACGGCCAGCAGCTCGTCTTCGCAGTCGAGCAGCGAAAGCTGGCAGCCGTCGCAAGACGCGAACTTGAACACGGCCAGGGTCGGCTTGGTCACGCTCATCGGAGGTTCCTTTGCGTCACAGCCCCTCGACTTTGAGCCACGGCTCGATGCGATCGTAGCGAAACACCGGCCCGTCTTTGCAGATAAACTCCGGACCAAACTGACAATGCCCGCACAGTCCGATCGCACATTGCATGTTCCGCTCGGTCGATGCCCAGATGCGTTCGATCGGAATCCCGCGGGCCACAGCGCTGCGGACAGTGTAACGCATCATCACTTCGGGTCCGCAGGTCATCACGACGGTCCGTTCGGGCACCAGCGGTTGCAAGTAGTCGAGCAACAACGGCACCACGCCGACGTTGCCCTTCCAACTCAAGTCGGCCCGATCGACCGTCGTCAGAACCTCGATCTGCTGCCGCGACCAGTCATCGTACTCGCGGACATAAATCAGCGTGTCGGGAGTGCGCGAGCCATAGATCAGCGTCACCCGGCCGTAAAGACGGCGGTCTTCGATGATTTTGTGAATCGCCGGCCGCAAGGGCGGCAGACCCAGGCCGCCGGCCACAATCACGACGTCGGCCCCCTCACAAACATCAAGCGGCCACGCCGATCCAAACGGTGCCCGCAGACCCAGCGTGTCGCCGGCTTGCAACCTTGCCAATGCGCGGGTGGTGTTGCCCATGGCGCGCACGGTGAACGACCAAGTGCGCTCGGCCGGACAACTTCCGCTGATGCCGATCGGCACCTCACCGATGCCCGGCGCATAGAGCATGCCGAACTGTCCCGGCCGAAAGCTGAAGCTCGCAGCGCGGTCGTCGTCGCGGAAGGCGAGTCGATACGTCGTCACGTCCGGTGCCTCGGCGATCGTCTCGCGCACCACGACGGGATCGGGTTGCCAAGGATTGATCCTGGCTGCCGGCACCGTGGTGGGCATCATCAGCTCGACTCCCGAATCGCGGCCACTTCTTCGGTCAGGTCGATTCCGACCGGGCACCAGGTGATGCACCGTCCGCAGCCCACGCAGCCCGACGTGCCGAACTGGTCGATCCACGAGGCCAGCTTGTGCGTCAACCACTGGCGATAGCGCGACCGAATTTGGTCGCGAACGACGCCGCCGTTCATGTAGCTGAAATCGAAGTTGAAACACGAATCCCATTGCCGCTGGCGTTCCACATGGTCGCCCTGCAAGTCCGTCACGTCTTTCACCGAGCTGCAAAAGCAGGTCGGACAAACCATCGTGCAATTGGTGCAGGACAGGCACCGCGAAGCAACGTCGTTCCAGCGGGGATGATTGAGAT
Above is a window of Pirellulales bacterium DNA encoding:
- a CDS encoding efflux RND transporter permease subunit, with the protein product MNGLIRASLNNVHAVIVFALTILVLGVLVTGYAIPIDILPVFKAPAVQVLTFYGGMPARGMEKDITNRMERWTGQANGIKRLESRSIVGASVVRQYFYDDVDPNGALTQVNSLALSVLPNLPPGTLPPVVLPFDPTSTVPVALVALDSQTQGESILYDVGRYEVRNMIMSNPGASAPVVFGGKIRAVMLYLDRIKLAARGLSPIDVMNATDKYNVFVPSGDVKIGNLDYALMSNSMYEWIEADASKGHEGMGGMPLQAEHGMFRYLKDVGQPKDAAFIQTNIVRIGSAEHEGRKQVYIPVYRQLGASTLSVVSGVKKALPDMQGRVTRPGISLKLVMDQSVYVKASIAALVQEGALGSVLCSLTILMFLGQWRMTLIAIMTLPLSVLSAIICLYYTGNTVNVMTLAGLALAIGPMVDSAIICLENTHRHLGLGASPNEAAFLGASEVAMPELVSTICTFLVLAPLALMPGMGAFLFKPMALAVAFSMITAYVLSRSLVPSFSALWLKGHEHDGHEHEAPKGAVARAFARWEATIDVGIGYYVQLLDLALRNRVKTVIGAFVFLGVSLAIFIPILRRDFFPEVDAGAFEIAVRAPNGTRIENTEAMVEKVENFLREKVGHDLELFISELGVTPDWSAAYTPNAGSMDTVMKVQLQEHRGKSAQEYVRILREGFAQDKRFEQLEFAFDAGGMVRGALNEGKSTPINIRITGKNENQVAEIGERVKQEAMRIDGVVDARVIQRMDSPAFVINVDRAKASDLGLTQADVMYNVIGSTNCSISFNKKNFWIDPISNNQYFVGVQYPETDIKSVSDVLNIPITGAYDHKQHMLQDLATIERTTVPSEVTHLNIQPTIEVTMGVEGRDLGHVASDMAVALARFGEPQGGGVWSTYDPDSKKKELLEGSKIAMSGEYSRMQDTFTNLGFGLVLASLLMYFLMVGLDKSFIVPITVMMVVPVSLGGVMPMLYFTGSALNVQSLLGIIFIVGIKVANTVLMSDFAQELRRHEGLTPTEAIRKAASIRVRPVTMTALAAFFAMIPTALALEHGSEANAPLARAILGGLLAGEPATLFVLPCLYSLLVRDKGKPGEHEHIDLPQHVGPGIAPAGH
- a CDS encoding efflux RND transporter periplasmic adaptor subunit, whose product is MKKLSIVTVLVVACGIAAGAYLAANSGHESSRVDASEGGHSQAAAEGAAERIAVETVKPTQGSIERTTTQPASVQAFMRSQLFSKVSGYMKMTRDIGEEVEKDDVVALVDMPELEKEVQHDKAAVVQANAQVKQMEAHIQTAEADYEAAEALIGEREADLEHAIATLEYRTKVFERIKDLVQQKGLEQRLADEAEDNWAAAKAGRSAARAAVVSAKAQANAAKARIARARADLEDAKAKVEVSEATLQKDQVFLDYATIRAPFKAVITVRNFQVGDFINARDQGASLPMLAVDEVDLMRVVVQVPDKDVPFADVDDPVTVVIDSLPGKKFPGKIARVANSEDPDTRTMRVEIDLPNDRGLLRDGMYGYATILLDQGSKSKDTLTVPSASLHIGGDGEGGGKPAGKGGKGGHAKHESKYYLWVVREGKAEKVHVDVGAENGIVTEILSGLRPNDEVVVYAKQALVNGTLVSASSAQ
- the fhcD gene encoding formylmethanofuran--tetrahydromethanopterin N-formyltransferase translates to MTIHSTLIEDTFAEAFPMTAARLIVTADSPQWAETAAREATGYAASVIGCDAEAGIERLVSPDETPDGRPGVSLLMFAFSRDALQKAVVNRVGQCILTCATTACYNGLPVVKDKSIKIGGNLRFFGDGFQKSKKLDARRFWRVPVMDGEFTCEDVFGTVKGVAGGNFLILGESQPAALAAAEAAVAAIRAVRGVVLPFPGGVVRSGSKVGSRYKQLRASTNDAYCPTLRGRVKSALAENMNAVYEIVIDGLELAAVEEATRVGVRAGCGPGIVKITSGNYGGNLGPFHLHLHKLLEGEI
- a CDS encoding sigma-70 family RNA polymerase sigma factor, with the translated sequence MALSEIDRSLIERCLARAPRAWEDFVDRFMGLVVHVINHSAQCRSIRLTLQDREDLCAEVFLALVRDDFAILRHFRGQSSLATYLTVVARRVVVRELLRRVAANGSAAAAISAADVVGGDGAKTEQQISDREEVERLLGRLDGHEATIVRMYHLEGKTYQEISTATGVAENSVGPTLSRARQKMRNDSASQ